In Novipirellula caenicola, one genomic interval encodes:
- a CDS encoding penicillin-binding protein activator LpoB — MRNFAVLSLPLLAIGCISVAVGCAGRQYGHILAANDKDLVGSHAAGAATWNPLVDESVAKLLGRCPPAIQTVSFESANAMQMDGQIGSALASGPATVCFIGIENKSAEEMIDFKDQLYERIDSQINSAETFRCISRRMVDAALVETRLRPDSLFLPENRTQFAAALGRQGAPVDYLLYATITSGTTDRNKTTQRDYLLTLEMVNLHTGDFLKESATIRKGYSKTRAGKWWNFGLGQGDG; from the coding sequence ATGAGAAACTTTGCTGTTCTATCGCTCCCTTTGCTCGCAATCGGTTGTATCAGCGTCGCGGTGGGGTGTGCAGGCCGACAATATGGACACATTCTGGCCGCCAACGACAAGGATCTTGTCGGCAGTCATGCGGCCGGCGCGGCCACTTGGAACCCGTTGGTGGATGAGTCGGTTGCCAAGTTGTTGGGGCGATGCCCGCCAGCGATCCAGACCGTCTCGTTCGAATCGGCCAACGCGATGCAGATGGATGGGCAAATCGGATCCGCGCTGGCTTCCGGGCCGGCCACCGTTTGCTTTATCGGGATCGAAAACAAGAGCGCCGAGGAAATGATCGATTTCAAAGATCAGTTGTACGAGCGGATCGATTCGCAAATCAATTCAGCTGAAACATTCCGCTGTATCAGCCGACGCATGGTCGATGCGGCCTTAGTCGAAACTCGGCTTCGTCCCGATTCGCTTTTTTTGCCCGAGAACCGAACCCAATTCGCCGCGGCACTTGGGCGCCAAGGTGCACCCGTGGATTACTTGCTGTACGCCACCATCACCAGCGGCACGACGGACCGCAACAAGACCACCCAGCGTGACTACTTGTTGACACTTGAAATGGTCAACTTGCATACCGGTGACTTTTTGAAAGAGTCGGCGACGATCCGTAAAGGCTATTCGAAGACACGTGCTGGAAAATGGTGGAACTTTGGTCTCGGCCAAGGTGACGGTTGA
- the ileS gene encoding isoleucine--tRNA ligase, with amino-acid sequence MMPASVSPFRAPPSSPNFPKLELEVLQFWDDHDIYKKSLAQRADAPSFVFYEGPPTANGLPHPGHCLTRSIKDVFPRYKTMRGYRCERKAGWDTHGLPVEVEVGKELGIHSKEEIEAFGVEPFIQKCQQSVFRYMQQWQDLTRRLGFWVDLEKAYVTYHQSYIESVWWSLKTLFERGLLYQGHKIVWWWAQGGTALSSGEVGQGYREVADPSVYVLFPLVNNPKRSLVVWTTTPWTLPSNMYAAVHTELDYAVVRDDETGQELVIAADLVETIAGKLKRELPVLETVSGKSLVGQRYVPPFDNYYKTLGDATGNLTSGESEALMWRVVSADFVTTESGSGIVHQAPAFGEVDYEVLTQEQARFVETDRPELLCAVGPDGKFTDDFAEMKGTWVKDADKPISRMLRDAGKLLLLEQYLHDYPFCWRASEDPLIQYPRRSWFVRTTKFRDLMLKNNSQIGWQPEHIQNGRFGNFLESNVDWALSRERFWGTPLPIWVCQETGQMEAVASYDEILAKPGVQGTEVWEQAKAANPELADDLRVHKPYIDAVTYDSPFAEGARMQRVTEVIDCWYDSGAMPFAQWGWPHQNHESFQDQFPADFISEALDQTRGWFYSQLAISTMLFGEGASISEREDGGETQKVSDTLSDDLAAQAYPHPYRNCIVLGLMLGEDGNKMSKSLRNYREPNEIFDKYGADALRWFFFAGQPPWTAIRYREQSIKDSIPEFLLRLWNVFSFFSIYAGIDGFDPTTATDADDQLTSASLASAPTYRDISERSEIDRWIMSELNRTNEIVVDRMDVLDNYNACQAITSFVDGLSNWYVRRSRDRFWASDKDSQDKHDAYWTLYESLLQITKIVAPFVPFLSETLWQSLTEPFGDRTRKSVHLCDYPVADNDRIDAKLSTSMKLLREIASLGRAARAEAKLKVRLPLSQVEVVLADDAEIDWLKSHDSLVREELNVKSVDYTTEGDQYVQYTVVPNFKRLGPRVGKNMPAVKKALTTADGNTLLTALGRDGFVEIELPGGEPLKLDNEDIEVRLKAKEGWAASQGASSVVVLNTEVTDELRREGIAKDLIRTIQSKRKEIDCGYTDRITVGILSDDIEVATALKEHGDMICSETLASELRSDAIAGTEPSETEFGKVFVQKNV; translated from the coding sequence ATGATGCCCGCTTCCGTGAGTCCTTTCCGTGCTCCACCGAGCAGCCCCAATTTCCCAAAACTTGAACTCGAAGTTTTGCAGTTTTGGGACGATCACGACATCTACAAAAAATCGTTGGCTCAGCGTGCCGATGCTCCTTCGTTTGTCTTCTACGAAGGCCCTCCGACCGCGAATGGCTTGCCGCACCCTGGCCACTGTCTGACCCGCTCGATTAAAGACGTTTTCCCCCGCTACAAAACGATGCGAGGCTATCGCTGCGAACGCAAAGCGGGCTGGGACACGCATGGTTTGCCGGTTGAAGTCGAGGTGGGCAAGGAACTCGGCATCCACAGCAAGGAAGAGATCGAAGCGTTCGGTGTCGAACCCTTCATCCAAAAATGCCAACAGAGCGTGTTTCGCTACATGCAGCAGTGGCAAGACCTGACCCGCCGACTCGGATTCTGGGTCGACCTGGAAAAGGCCTACGTCACCTACCACCAAAGCTACATCGAAAGTGTTTGGTGGAGTCTAAAGACACTTTTCGAACGCGGGCTGTTGTACCAAGGACACAAGATCGTGTGGTGGTGGGCCCAAGGCGGCACGGCGCTGTCCTCGGGCGAAGTCGGCCAAGGCTATCGCGAAGTCGCCGACCCCAGCGTGTATGTGCTGTTCCCGTTGGTCAACAATCCCAAACGTTCGCTTGTCGTATGGACCACGACTCCCTGGACGCTGCCAAGCAACATGTACGCGGCGGTCCACACCGAATTGGACTATGCCGTCGTCCGTGACGACGAAACCGGCCAAGAACTGGTGATCGCAGCCGACCTAGTCGAAACGATCGCAGGCAAACTGAAACGCGAACTTCCCGTCCTGGAAACCGTCTCCGGAAAATCGCTGGTCGGCCAGCGTTACGTTCCTCCGTTTGACAACTATTACAAAACACTCGGCGACGCGACCGGCAACCTGACCAGCGGCGAATCCGAAGCGTTGATGTGGCGAGTCGTCTCGGCTGACTTTGTGACCACCGAATCGGGTAGCGGTATCGTTCACCAAGCACCAGCGTTCGGCGAAGTCGACTACGAAGTGCTGACCCAAGAGCAAGCACGTTTTGTCGAAACCGATCGGCCCGAGCTGTTGTGCGCGGTCGGACCGGACGGCAAGTTCACTGACGACTTTGCGGAGATGAAAGGCACTTGGGTCAAGGACGCCGACAAACCGATCTCGCGGATGTTACGCGACGCCGGCAAGTTGTTGTTGCTCGAGCAATACCTTCACGATTATCCGTTCTGTTGGCGAGCGAGCGAAGATCCGCTGATCCAATATCCACGCCGCAGTTGGTTCGTGCGAACAACCAAGTTCCGCGACCTGATGCTGAAAAACAATTCGCAAATCGGCTGGCAACCTGAACACATCCAAAACGGTCGTTTTGGCAATTTCCTCGAATCCAACGTCGACTGGGCACTGTCGCGTGAACGTTTCTGGGGCACACCGCTGCCGATCTGGGTTTGCCAAGAAACCGGACAAATGGAAGCGGTCGCCAGCTACGACGAAATCCTGGCCAAACCGGGTGTCCAAGGAACCGAAGTTTGGGAACAGGCCAAGGCGGCCAACCCCGAATTGGCGGACGATCTGCGAGTCCACAAACCTTACATCGACGCGGTCACCTATGATTCGCCGTTCGCCGAGGGTGCTCGGATGCAACGGGTGACCGAGGTCATCGACTGCTGGTACGACAGCGGTGCGATGCCGTTCGCCCAATGGGGCTGGCCTCACCAAAACCACGAATCGTTCCAAGATCAATTCCCCGCCGATTTCATCTCCGAAGCACTCGACCAGACTCGTGGTTGGTTCTACAGCCAATTGGCGATCAGCACGATGTTGTTCGGCGAAGGGGCCTCGATCAGCGAACGAGAAGATGGTGGCGAAACTCAAAAGGTGTCGGACACCCTTTCCGACGATTTGGCCGCTCAAGCCTACCCGCATCCGTATCGCAACTGCATCGTGCTGGGGTTAATGCTCGGCGAAGACGGCAACAAGATGAGCAAGAGCTTGCGAAACTATCGCGAGCCCAACGAGATCTTTGACAAGTACGGTGCCGATGCACTGCGTTGGTTCTTCTTTGCTGGGCAACCGCCGTGGACCGCCATCCGCTACCGCGAACAATCGATCAAAGATTCGATCCCCGAGTTCCTGCTGCGACTTTGGAACGTCTTTAGTTTCTTCAGCATCTACGCCGGTATCGACGGTTTCGATCCTACCACCGCAACCGACGCGGACGATCAACTCACTTCGGCAAGTTTGGCGTCGGCTCCAACGTACCGCGATATCAGCGAGCGAAGTGAAATCGATCGCTGGATCATGTCGGAGCTGAATCGCACGAATGAAATCGTGGTCGACCGCATGGACGTGCTGGACAACTACAACGCGTGCCAAGCGATCACGTCGTTCGTCGACGGATTGAGCAATTGGTACGTTCGCCGTAGCCGCGACCGATTCTGGGCCAGCGACAAGGACTCGCAAGACAAACACGATGCCTACTGGACGCTGTACGAATCGCTGCTGCAGATCACCAAGATCGTCGCTCCGTTTGTGCCGTTCCTATCCGAAACGCTTTGGCAAAGCTTGACCGAACCGTTTGGAGATCGCACACGAAAGAGCGTCCACTTGTGCGATTACCCGGTCGCCGACAACGATCGCATCGACGCGAAACTTTCGACCAGCATGAAACTGCTGCGTGAAATCGCCTCGCTTGGCCGTGCCGCACGCGCCGAAGCCAAACTGAAAGTCCGCTTGCCACTTTCGCAAGTCGAAGTGGTGTTGGCGGATGATGCAGAGATCGATTGGCTGAAGTCGCACGACTCGCTCGTTCGCGAAGAATTGAACGTCAAATCGGTCGACTACACCACCGAAGGCGACCAGTACGTGCAGTACACCGTGGTCCCAAATTTCAAACGACTCGGCCCACGCGTTGGCAAAAACATGCCGGCGGTCAAAAAAGCACTGACCACCGCCGACGGCAACACGCTGCTGACGGCACTGGGGCGTGACGGATTCGTGGAAATCGAATTGCCCGGCGGTGAACCGTTGAAACTCGATAACGAAGACATCGAAGTTCGCTTGAAGGCCAAAGAGGGCTGGGCCGCCAGCCAAGGTGCCAGCAGTGTTGTCGTTCTGAACACCGAGGTTACCGACGAACTCCGCCGCGAAGGGATCGCCAAGGACCTGATCCGAACGATCCAAAGCAAGCGGAAAGAAATCGATTGTGGTTACACCGACCGCATCACCGTAGGCATCCTCAGCGACGACATCGAAGTCGCAACGGCGCTTAAAGAACATGGTGATATGATCTGCAGCGAAACGCTAGCCAGCGAACTTCGCTCCGATGCGATCGCGGGTACCGAGCCGAGCGAAACGGAATTCGGCAAAGTCTTTGTGCAAAAGAACGTCTGA
- a CDS encoding VOC family protein has product MKAVELNHIAIHVADVAKSVVFYRDTMNLPELDRPAFDFPGAWFKIGERQELHLIGDRSLPVHSHHRGGHFAMEVDSLDEWEAHLDKHHATRLSRKIRPDGALQTFVQDPDGHWIELCMPPK; this is encoded by the coding sequence ATGAAAGCTGTCGAGCTGAACCATATCGCCATCCACGTCGCCGATGTTGCCAAAAGCGTTGTGTTCTACCGTGACACAATGAATCTGCCTGAATTGGATCGTCCCGCATTCGATTTTCCCGGCGCATGGTTCAAGATCGGGGAACGCCAGGAATTGCATCTGATTGGCGATCGTAGTCTGCCTGTCCATTCTCATCATCGCGGCGGCCATTTTGCCATGGAAGTCGACTCGTTGGACGAGTGGGAGGCTCACTTGGACAAGCATCATGCGACGCGGTTATCCCGCAAAATACGGCCGGACGGCGCCCTGCAAACGTTTGTGCAAGACCCCGACGGCCATTGGATCGAACTCTGCATGCCGCCGAAATAA
- the hemL gene encoding glutamate-1-semialdehyde 2,1-aminomutase → MDHSIGPKSLAAFDRARALIPGGVNSPARAFGAVGGSPLFIDRAEGAYIFDIDGRRFLDYIGSWGPMILGHACPEVVEAVVRAVGRGSSFGAPTEAESELAEQIIDAVPSIERVRLVNSGTEATMSAIRVARGATGRDKVIKFAGNYHGHVDSLLVAAGSAAATLGVPDSPGVTVGAGSDTIVLPYNDVAALEQAFNQHGSKIAAVILEPVVGNMGLVIPSAEFLNSLRSITEKAGTILIFDEVMTGFRLAYGGAQQRFGITPDMTTLGKIVGGGMPLAAYGGRADIMDQVLPAGKVFQAGTLSGNPVAVAAGSTTLRILKEESPYESLDKMGDRLAEGLTAAATAAGVPHQVQHVGSMVTLFFNPDPVRNWDDADRSDRDAYARYFWGMIGEGIYMPCSQFESLFFSRVHTEAMIDQTIDAAKKVLASF, encoded by the coding sequence ATGGATCATTCGATTGGTCCCAAAAGTCTTGCTGCTTTCGATCGTGCTCGTGCGTTGATTCCCGGTGGGGTCAACAGCCCGGCGCGTGCATTTGGCGCCGTGGGCGGTTCGCCGTTGTTCATCGATCGTGCCGAGGGAGCGTACATCTTTGACATCGATGGACGTCGGTTTCTTGATTACATCGGTTCGTGGGGGCCGATGATTTTGGGGCATGCATGTCCCGAAGTGGTCGAAGCGGTGGTCCGCGCGGTGGGGCGTGGAAGCAGTTTTGGAGCGCCGACCGAAGCAGAATCCGAACTGGCCGAACAGATCATCGATGCGGTGCCGTCGATCGAGCGAGTTCGTTTGGTCAACAGCGGAACCGAAGCGACGATGAGCGCCATTCGCGTGGCTCGCGGTGCGACGGGCCGCGACAAAGTGATCAAGTTCGCGGGCAACTATCACGGTCACGTCGATAGTTTGTTGGTGGCCGCCGGCAGTGCCGCAGCGACGCTGGGCGTTCCCGATTCGCCCGGCGTTACCGTGGGAGCCGGCAGCGACACGATCGTGCTGCCTTACAACGATGTCGCTGCCTTGGAACAGGCATTCAATCAACACGGATCAAAGATCGCCGCGGTGATCCTCGAACCGGTCGTGGGCAACATGGGATTGGTAATCCCCTCGGCTGAATTTTTGAACTCACTCCGCTCAATCACCGAAAAAGCGGGCACGATCCTGATCTTTGACGAAGTCATGACGGGGTTCCGATTGGCTTACGGCGGCGCTCAACAGCGATTTGGGATCACTCCAGACATGACCACGTTGGGCAAGATCGTCGGCGGTGGCATGCCGTTGGCCGCCTACGGAGGTCGCGCGGATATCATGGATCAAGTGCTGCCGGCGGGCAAGGTTTTCCAAGCAGGCACGCTGAGCGGGAATCCCGTTGCGGTGGCCGCGGGCAGTACGACGCTGCGAATTTTGAAAGAAGAGTCGCCGTACGAGTCACTAGACAAAATGGGCGACCGGCTCGCCGAAGGACTCACCGCGGCGGCAACCGCAGCCGGTGTGCCTCATCAAGTGCAACATGTTGGTAGCATGGTGACGTTGTTCTTTAATCCCGATCCGGTGCGGAACTGGGACGACGCCGATCGCAGCGATCGCGACGCCTACGCACGGTATTTCTGGGGCATGATTGGCGAAGGCATCTATATGCCGTGTAGCCAATTCGAGTCACTGTTTTTTAGTCGCGTGCACACGGAAGCGATGATCGATCAAACGATCGACGCGGCAAAGAAAGTGTTGGCGTCGTTTTAA
- the purN gene encoding phosphoribosylglycinamide formyltransferase: MPESNMSESKLPIAVFLSGSGRTLANLIRHRDEHGLPIEIRLVISSRDDVRGLEIAKNDGIPTRVVRKRDHRDPFEHSREMFDPCREAEVKYVVMAGYLNHVLVPNDFENRVINIHPSLLPSFGGAGMYGHFVHDAVLKRGVKISGCTVHFVDNEYDNGPIIVQRSCPVKPDDDADTLAARVFEQECLALPEALRTLL; this comes from the coding sequence ATGCCAGAATCCAACATGAGCGAATCGAAACTTCCCATCGCGGTATTCCTGAGCGGCAGTGGGCGTACGCTTGCCAATTTGATCCGCCATCGTGACGAACACGGGTTGCCAATCGAAATTCGATTGGTGATCAGCAGTCGTGACGATGTTCGTGGCTTGGAGATCGCCAAAAACGATGGCATTCCCACGCGAGTGGTTCGTAAACGTGATCACCGCGATCCGTTTGAACACTCACGTGAAATGTTTGATCCCTGCCGCGAAGCCGAAGTCAAATACGTCGTGATGGCGGGCTATTTGAATCATGTGCTCGTCCCCAACGACTTTGAAAACCGAGTGATCAACATCCATCCGTCGCTGCTGCCGTCGTTCGGCGGTGCGGGGATGTATGGCCACTTCGTACACGATGCGGTACTAAAGCGAGGCGTCAAGATCAGCGGCTGCACGGTCCATTTCGTCGACAACGAATACGACAACGGTCCGATCATTGTGCAAAGGTCATGCCCTGTAAAACCCGATGACGACGCCGACACATTAGCCGCCCGCGTGTTCGAGCAAGAGTGCCTGGCACTGCCCGAGGCGCTACGAACCCTGCTCTAA
- a CDS encoding sulfite exporter TauE/SafE family protein, whose translation MEWLWYLLLMVAGFLAGIINTIAGGGSFLTLPALMLFGLDPKLANGTNRVAILLSSAAAVATFRRHGQFNQRLAFRLAVPTLLGVPVGALMAIYLPTDTFKTLFGVMFLAMAVLLCLNPKRLTQINAQPEKLSWKMLPIFFAIGIYVGFIQAGLGILLMLAMSLLNTGDLVASSAIKNWIAFIVTLTATIVFVSYGLVQWAPGLVMAIGNVAGGVTGAKLAIRKGNRFVFVFLVVVMLATGVKLTFF comes from the coding sequence ATGGAATGGCTCTGGTACCTGCTACTGATGGTTGCAGGCTTTTTGGCAGGCATCATCAACACGATCGCCGGTGGCGGTTCGTTCTTGACGCTGCCTGCGCTGATGTTGTTCGGACTGGATCCGAAATTGGCTAATGGAACCAACCGGGTCGCCATTCTGTTGTCCAGTGCGGCGGCCGTGGCGACGTTCCGACGCCATGGGCAATTCAACCAGCGGCTCGCGTTTCGCTTGGCCGTGCCGACGCTTTTGGGCGTGCCAGTCGGTGCGTTGATGGCGATTTACTTGCCCACCGACACCTTCAAAACACTTTTCGGCGTGATGTTTTTGGCGATGGCGGTGCTGCTATGTTTGAATCCAAAGCGGTTGACCCAGATCAATGCACAACCTGAAAAACTCAGCTGGAAGATGTTGCCGATTTTCTTCGCGATCGGGATCTATGTCGGCTTCATCCAAGCCGGCTTGGGAATCTTGCTGATGCTGGCGATGAGCCTGTTGAACACGGGTGACTTGGTCGCATCGAGTGCGATCAAAAACTGGATCGCCTTTATCGTCACGTTGACGGCGACGATCGTGTTCGTCAGCTACGGCTTGGTCCAATGGGCTCCGGGATTGGTGATGGCGATCGGCAATGTCGCCGGTGGGGTGACCGGCGCGAAGTTGGCGATCCGCAAAGGGAACCGATTCGTCTTTGTCTTCCTGGTCGTCGTGATGCTGGCGACCGGCGTGAAGTTGACCTTCTTTTAA
- a CDS encoding exo-alpha-sialidase, with protein MNFKSLIYAVLSVVTIHGAVSIANEPDYPNVVTNPRSPLMLSGDAFPDDKHQIDHAKLPRVPGEHSVVSDVREAHGVNQHNYLVNHQGKYLIMWSDGPELEDRVGQRVKFAISDDAVHWGEPRFLTPEPPHSGPDSPYYNTRSPKGFRYIARGFWQRDGELYALVALDEAAGFFGPSLELRAFRFDVENESWLDTGVIADNAINNFPPKRIPSGEWMMSRRPYNYASAGVDFLIGGVKSMTDWESFPVLGTNSQLRAEEPLWWELPDGNLAALFRDNAHSKFLYRAFSTDSGRTWSTPVKTNFPDATSKLYGLRLSDGRYVLISNSNPRARDPLTIAISDDGLVFDKLGYLAGGRHVDYPHAIEHDGNLLVAFASGKRTVEVLKIELATLNRLEMPETVQADSPLPAIAAPKPAANADWIDLGDEGGQLYLAADVRVPKRGDTFALSLATSGGEERVTIGIAADGMLSARLYEKIKTGPTLNQGESISLLVRIASHAKRPDELFVQIGPAGTIPSEPTKLSDWTLVNREGSSRANLARIHVAADKTSLASTRVRIASTASNLIDAKPTKFTVVSPRPRVATPDLSMADPVTNATGGLMLRLANTGTDPNKIDFDQLPKLPVQHAIISDVRDQGGNWVQQHAYVARHDGRFWAMWSDGPGKRIDHVSPERHRNVVPHHDQAGTRVSYATSLDGVNWSKPADLTGPPRIEGFGWIARGMWIRDGELLALASHFRAPGYTGEGLSLEAFRWNATDGVWEAHGTVLDDTLNNFAPKRLPSGEYMMTRRDHQRRVSVMIGGVKAFDQWRTLPLASYGKSGQPEEPYWYVLPDQKSIVGLIRDNARSGRLLRTFSTDNGQTWSPIVGTNFPDATSKFFVLRTSRGYYALVSNANPRRRDPLTLAISHDGLVFTDLFYLIGGRHIDYPHLIEHDGHLLVAFSGAKQTMEVLKVSLDEIDARISAR; from the coding sequence ATGAATTTCAAGTCACTGATCTACGCGGTTTTAAGCGTGGTAACGATTCACGGTGCGGTTTCGATTGCCAACGAACCCGACTACCCCAATGTCGTTACGAATCCAAGGTCGCCGTTGATGCTGTCCGGGGACGCCTTTCCAGACGACAAACATCAGATCGATCATGCCAAGTTGCCTCGCGTGCCCGGTGAACACTCCGTCGTCAGCGACGTTAGGGAAGCTCACGGAGTCAATCAACACAATTACTTGGTCAACCATCAGGGCAAGTACCTGATCATGTGGAGCGATGGCCCTGAACTGGAGGACCGTGTCGGGCAACGAGTCAAATTCGCGATCAGTGACGATGCGGTGCACTGGGGCGAACCTCGCTTTTTGACACCCGAGCCGCCTCACTCTGGACCGGACTCGCCGTACTACAACACTCGCTCGCCGAAAGGTTTCCGTTATATCGCCCGCGGCTTCTGGCAACGCGATGGGGAACTGTATGCACTTGTCGCACTGGACGAAGCGGCCGGATTTTTTGGCCCAAGTTTAGAACTGCGAGCGTTTCGATTTGATGTCGAAAACGAAAGCTGGCTCGACACCGGGGTCATCGCCGACAACGCGATCAACAATTTCCCGCCCAAACGCATCCCCAGTGGTGAGTGGATGATGTCACGTCGCCCCTACAACTATGCATCGGCTGGAGTGGATTTCCTGATCGGCGGCGTCAAGTCGATGACGGATTGGGAATCGTTTCCGGTGCTTGGAACGAACAGCCAACTTCGTGCCGAGGAGCCGCTGTGGTGGGAGCTGCCCGATGGAAACCTGGCCGCGCTTTTTCGAGACAACGCGCACAGCAAATTTCTGTATCGAGCGTTTTCGACGGATAGCGGCCGAACTTGGAGCACGCCGGTCAAAACGAACTTCCCCGACGCAACATCCAAGCTGTACGGACTTCGGTTGAGTGACGGACGTTATGTCTTGATCTCCAATAGCAACCCACGGGCGCGTGATCCGCTCACGATCGCGATCAGCGACGATGGGTTGGTGTTTGACAAACTTGGCTATCTCGCAGGCGGCCGCCACGTGGATTATCCGCATGCCATCGAACACGACGGAAATCTATTGGTTGCCTTTGCCAGCGGTAAGCGAACCGTAGAAGTCTTGAAGATCGAACTGGCCACACTAAACCGACTTGAAATGCCAGAGACGGTACAGGCTGACAGCCCCTTACCAGCCATCGCGGCTCCCAAACCGGCCGCCAACGCGGACTGGATCGACCTCGGCGACGAAGGCGGCCAGCTCTATCTGGCCGCGGATGTCCGTGTTCCCAAGCGAGGGGATACGTTCGCGTTGAGCCTTGCCACAAGCGGTGGTGAAGAACGAGTCACGATCGGCATCGCTGCCGATGGAATGCTGTCAGCCCGGTTGTATGAGAAGATCAAAACCGGTCCGACACTGAATCAAGGAGAATCGATTTCGCTGCTCGTTCGCATCGCCAGCCATGCCAAACGGCCCGACGAGCTTTTTGTGCAGATCGGTCCCGCTGGCACGATTCCTTCCGAGCCGACGAAGCTGTCGGATTGGACGCTGGTCAATCGCGAGGGAAGCAGCCGGGCGAATCTCGCTCGCATTCACGTTGCCGCGGACAAAACCTCACTCGCATCCACTCGCGTTCGAATTGCCAGCACCGCTTCCAATTTGATCGATGCAAAACCGACCAAGTTCACCGTCGTCTCGCCCCGGCCTCGCGTGGCAACGCCGGATCTTTCGATGGCGGATCCGGTCACGAACGCGACAGGTGGCCTGATGTTACGGCTTGCCAACACGGGTACGGATCCGAACAAGATCGATTTTGATCAGCTTCCAAAATTGCCGGTTCAGCACGCCATCATCAGCGATGTTCGAGATCAAGGAGGCAATTGGGTGCAACAGCACGCTTACGTTGCTCGACACGATGGCCGTTTTTGGGCGATGTGGAGCGATGGTCCTGGCAAACGAATTGATCACGTCTCGCCCGAGCGGCATCGCAATGTCGTTCCGCACCATGATCAGGCGGGAACTCGCGTCTCCTACGCCACCAGCCTCGACGGCGTGAACTGGAGCAAGCCTGCCGATTTGACTGGACCGCCCCGCATCGAAGGCTTTGGGTGGATCGCCCGCGGGATGTGGATTCGCGATGGAGAGCTGTTGGCACTGGCAAGTCATTTCCGGGCTCCTGGCTATACTGGTGAAGGACTCAGTTTGGAGGCTTTTCGTTGGAATGCCACCGATGGCGTCTGGGAAGCGCACGGAACCGTCCTCGACGATACGCTCAATAACTTTGCCCCCAAACGTTTGCCTTCGGGCGAATACATGATGACACGCCGCGATCACCAGCGTCGCGTTTCAGTGATGATTGGCGGCGTCAAAGCGTTTGACCAATGGCGTACTTTGCCGCTGGCCAGCTACGGAAAGTCCGGCCAACCCGAAGAACCGTATTGGTACGTGCTTCCGGACCAAAAGAGCATCGTGGGTTTGATTCGTGACAATGCTCGTTCGGGCCGATTGTTGCGCACGTTCTCAACAGACAACGGGCAGACATGGAGTCCGATTGTCGGCACGAATTTCCCTGATGCGACAAGCAAGTTTTTCGTCCTTCGCACCTCACGAGGCTACTACGCCTTGGTGTCCAATGCCAACCCGCGAAGACGCGATCCGCTGACGCTTGCAATCAGTCACGACGGGCTGGTCTTTACCGACCTCTTTTATTTGATCGGTGGACGACACATCGACTACCCCCATTTGATCGAGCACGACGGTCATTTATTGGTCGCGTTTTCAGGTGCGAAACAAACAATGGAAGTGCTGAAGGTATCGCTGGACGAAATCGACGCTCGGATCTCTGCCCGTTAA
- a CDS encoding transposase: protein MPRSPRADEAGGIYHALNRANMNATIFKKEGDFLAFENVLHEALGLYQIELYSYQLMTNHWHLIVRPLVDGEMGRFCKWVGGTHTMRYHAHYNSAGRGHLYQGRFKSFPIQDDEHFLVACRYVERNALRANMTPRAEDWRWGSLWRWLQRPEPDPKLLSPWPIPRLPNWVSRVNEPLSESELKAIRICANRGAPLGDEGWVESIARRLNLESTMRPRGRPRVQPRPESIEKEV from the coding sequence ATGCCACGATCTCCGAGAGCTGACGAAGCAGGCGGAATTTACCACGCCTTGAACCGCGCAAACATGAATGCGACGATTTTCAAGAAGGAAGGCGACTTCCTCGCTTTTGAAAATGTGTTGCATGAGGCATTGGGTCTGTATCAAATCGAACTTTACTCGTATCAATTGATGACGAACCATTGGCATTTGATTGTTCGTCCATTGGTCGATGGTGAAATGGGTCGGTTTTGCAAGTGGGTTGGAGGCACTCACACGATGCGGTACCACGCACACTACAATTCCGCCGGACGCGGACATCTCTACCAGGGCCGCTTCAAGAGCTTTCCAATTCAGGACGATGAACATTTTCTGGTTGCCTGTCGCTACGTCGAGCGAAATGCGTTGAGGGCGAACATGACGCCCCGGGCGGAAGACTGGCGATGGGGGTCCCTTTGGCGTTGGCTGCAACGGCCCGAGCCAGACCCGAAGTTATTGTCTCCGTGGCCCATCCCTCGGCTTCCAAACTGGGTCTCTCGTGTCAATGAACCTTTGTCGGAAAGCGAGTTGAAAGCGATCCGAATCTGTGCGAATCGCGGTGCACCGCTGGGAGATGAAGGCTGGGTCGAATCGATTGCCAGGCGGCTCAACCTGGAATCCACAATGCGGCCAAGAGGGCGTCCACGAGTTCAACCAAGGCCGGAAAGCATCGAAAAAGAGGTTTGA